The following coding sequences lie in one Spirosoma sp. KUDC1026 genomic window:
- a CDS encoding hemin-degrading factor, with the protein MTPTTADLKNQYAAFKAENPKSRIRDAAAQLGVSEAELVATSIGDTVTRLDGDFREVLKQVPTLGYVMALTRNDSVVHERKGEYKDVSFNGHVGLVLGEDIDLRLFMMHWKYGFAVSENGRQSLQFFAGDGEAVHKIYLTDQSNQVAYDTLVTTFRAADQSEELPIEPSPEAAVVAADDSIDVAAFQQGWLDLQDTHEFFGLLRKHNVARLQAMRLAPKGHAIPTTMEAVKQVFARVSETALSIMIFVSSRGSIQIHTGPVHKLVPMGPWFNVLDPQFNLHLREDHVASAWVVKKPTADGVVTSLELFDAAGNQIALIFGKRKPGIPEQQAWRDVVAEFAE; encoded by the coding sequence ATGACACCGACAACAGCAGATCTAAAAAATCAATACGCGGCCTTCAAAGCCGAAAACCCAAAATCCCGCATCCGTGATGCAGCCGCTCAACTGGGCGTCAGCGAAGCCGAGCTGGTCGCTACGTCCATCGGCGACACCGTGACACGGCTCGACGGCGATTTCCGGGAGGTGCTCAAGCAGGTTCCGACACTGGGTTACGTCATGGCACTGACCCGTAACGACAGCGTAGTTCACGAACGCAAAGGCGAGTACAAAGACGTATCATTCAACGGTCACGTAGGGCTCGTACTGGGTGAAGACATCGACCTGCGGCTGTTTATGATGCACTGGAAATACGGTTTTGCGGTCTCCGAAAACGGCCGACAGAGTCTCCAGTTCTTTGCTGGCGACGGTGAGGCTGTTCATAAAATCTACCTGACCGATCAGAGTAACCAGGTCGCTTACGACACGCTGGTAACGACATTCCGAGCCGCCGATCAGTCGGAAGAGCTACCGATTGAACCAAGCCCTGAAGCAGCTGTTGTCGCAGCCGACGACAGCATCGACGTAGCGGCTTTCCAGCAAGGCTGGTTGGATTTGCAGGACACGCATGAGTTCTTTGGCCTGCTGCGGAAACACAACGTAGCCCGGCTACAGGCCATGCGGCTCGCGCCAAAGGGCCATGCCATCCCTACCACGATGGAAGCGGTGAAACAAGTTTTTGCGCGGGTATCGGAAACCGCCCTGTCGATCATGATTTTTGTCAGCAGTCGGGGCAGTATCCAGATTCATACGGGACCGGTGCACAAGCTGGTACCGATGGGGCCCTGGTTCAATGTGCTCGACCCCCAGTTCAATCTGCACCTGCGCGAAGATCACGTAGCATCGGCCTGGGTCGTCAAAAAACCAACGGCCGATGGCGTAGTCACCAGCCTTGAACTGTTCGATGCGGCTGGCAATCAGATCGCGCTCATTTTCGGCAAGCGCAAACCGGGCATTCCCGAGCAGCAAGCCTGGCGCGACGTCGTGGCTGAGTTTGCTGAGTGA
- a CDS encoding heme ABC transporter ATP-binding protein translates to MLEARHITYQLGRKQLLANVSLCARPGEFVAIAGANGAGKSTLLKTLSRELTPTSGQVLLDEKSLSSYSALDLARRRAVLAQQNPLAFPFQVRELVMMGRYPHFSGHPGPTDEAVATYVQKLTAIDHLTDRSVPTLSGGEQQRVYLAKVLAQLMTADDLNGRVVSGTTSRYLLLDEPTTGLDLYFQHSLLKLARYLTTRGYGIVAILHDLNLIMQYADQVLLLKEGQQLAMGLPATVLTPGAIMDTFGLAVQVVDEPSLSYPIIIPDQQKATHFFSTQTA, encoded by the coding sequence ATGCTGGAAGCGCGTCATATTACGTATCAGCTCGGCCGGAAGCAACTGCTCGCCAACGTATCGCTGTGTGCCCGGCCGGGTGAGTTTGTGGCCATTGCCGGGGCCAACGGGGCCGGCAAATCCACTTTACTCAAAACCCTGAGCCGCGAATTGACGCCAACCAGTGGCCAGGTCCTGCTCGACGAAAAATCACTGTCCAGCTACAGCGCACTCGATCTGGCACGTCGGCGGGCGGTGCTTGCCCAGCAAAACCCATTAGCCTTTCCCTTTCAGGTGCGTGAGCTGGTCATGATGGGCCGGTACCCGCATTTCAGCGGCCACCCTGGTCCCACCGACGAAGCCGTTGCTACGTATGTTCAGAAACTGACAGCTATCGATCACCTGACAGATCGCTCCGTTCCTACGCTCTCGGGGGGAGAGCAGCAGCGCGTTTATCTGGCTAAAGTCCTGGCGCAGCTGATGACTGCGGATGATCTGAACGGTCGGGTGGTATCGGGCACAACCAGCCGGTATTTGTTGCTCGACGAACCAACTACCGGGCTTGATCTTTATTTTCAGCATAGTTTGCTCAAACTGGCTCGCTATCTGACCACGCGAGGTTACGGCATCGTGGCGATTCTGCACGACCTGAACCTGATTATGCAGTACGCCGATCAGGTGCTGCTGCTTAAAGAAGGACAACAATTGGCAATGGGGCTACCGGCTACGGTTCTGACGCCTGGTGCTATCATGGACACGTTCGGGCTGGCCGTTCAGGTGGTTGATGAACCGTCGCTCAGTTACCCGATTATTATTCCCGATCAACAAAAAGCAACCCACTTTTTCTCGACTCAAACGGCTTAA
- a CDS encoding FecCD family ABC transporter permease — protein sequence MLPTVQEPPTATQRPQSSTRRSRARGWWLMGALSIALLGVVIWSVGVGAMTIAVPDVITILLRQLGVSTQAVEPQQEAVLTVIRLPRVLLGVLIGAVLGVSGASLQGLFRNPLADPGLIGISSGASLFAVLTIMFQVKLAQSIPPQLGLYMLSIAAFSGATITTFLVYQLSRQGGKAVVATMLLAGIAINALSGALTGLMTYLADDAQLRSITFWGLGSLGGATWETITVAAPFLLLPVLLLPRLGKALNAFALGESQAGHLGINATQLKRWVILLSTLGVGVAVAISGVIGFVGLVIPHLIRLMAGADHRRVLPASALLGAIILTLADLLSRTIVAPAELPIGIITAMLGTPLFLYILITSKSNGSV from the coding sequence ATGTTACCCACCGTTCAGGAACCACCTACCGCTACGCAGCGCCCTCAGTCATCAACTCGCCGGTCTCGGGCGCGTGGCTGGTGGTTGATGGGGGCGCTGTCAATCGCACTGCTCGGGGTAGTCATCTGGTCGGTGGGCGTTGGAGCCATGACGATTGCCGTACCCGATGTAATCACCATTCTGCTGCGTCAGCTGGGGGTATCTACGCAGGCCGTTGAGCCGCAGCAGGAAGCCGTTCTGACCGTAATCCGCCTGCCCCGCGTGTTGCTGGGCGTGCTGATCGGCGCGGTCCTGGGCGTATCGGGGGCTTCTTTACAGGGTTTGTTTCGTAACCCGCTGGCCGATCCGGGCCTGATTGGTATTTCGTCGGGAGCGTCGCTCTTTGCCGTGCTTACCATCATGTTCCAGGTCAAACTGGCGCAGAGCATTCCGCCCCAGCTGGGTCTATACATGCTGTCCATTGCGGCTTTTTCGGGCGCAACAATCACGACGTTTCTTGTGTATCAGCTTTCTCGTCAGGGTGGCAAAGCCGTAGTAGCAACGATGCTGCTGGCGGGTATCGCTATTAATGCGCTGTCAGGGGCATTGACGGGCCTGATGACGTACCTCGCCGACGACGCGCAGCTACGGTCTATCACGTTCTGGGGGCTGGGCAGCCTGGGTGGCGCTACCTGGGAAACCATCACCGTAGCCGCGCCTTTTCTGCTGCTTCCTGTGCTACTCCTGCCCCGGCTCGGTAAAGCCTTAAACGCCTTTGCCCTCGGCGAAAGCCAGGCTGGGCACTTGGGCATTAACGCTACGCAGCTCAAACGGTGGGTCATCCTGCTGTCGACGCTGGGCGTTGGGGTGGCGGTAGCTATTTCGGGCGTAATTGGTTTTGTTGGGCTGGTAATTCCCCACCTGATTCGGCTGATGGCGGGGGCCGATCACCGACGGGTCCTGCCGGCTTCGGCTCTGCTGGGCGCAATTATTCTGACGCTGGCCGATCTCCTGTCGCGGACCATCGTTGCCCCCGCCGAACTTCCGATTGGCATCATTACCGCCATGCTGGGCACGCCCTTGTTTCTGTACATTCTCATCACCAGTAAATCGAACGGAAGCGTTTAA